A section of the Thioflexithrix psekupsensis genome encodes:
- the tatB gene encoding Sec-independent protein translocase protein TatB, producing the protein MFDIGFLELLVVGVVALLVFGPERLPGAARTAGLWFGRIKRFVTSIKNDIDKELRLQELQEQMRQTEVNQVYEFLNETKNTLNQSATAPEASAHTPLSPSAENSGAVRSWNPPVLESPEPAPAAPATVDVPVAGLDPKNKV; encoded by the coding sequence ATGTTTGACATCGGTTTTTTAGAATTGTTGGTGGTCGGTGTGGTGGCTTTACTGGTGTTTGGGCCAGAGCGTCTGCCGGGCGCGGCACGTACCGCAGGACTTTGGTTTGGGCGTATAAAACGATTTGTGACTTCGATTAAAAATGACATTGACAAAGAGTTGCGGCTGCAAGAATTACAAGAACAAATGCGACAAACCGAAGTCAACCAAGTGTATGAATTTCTTAATGAAACTAAAAATACCTTGAACCAGTCCGCCACCGCACCAGAGGCTTCCGCACATACACCGTTATCCCCTAGCGCGGAGAATTCAGGGGCTGTTCGTTCGTGGAATCCTCCGGTGTTGGAATCTCCTGAGCCTGCTCCTGCTGCTCCTGCCACTGTCGATGTCCCTGTTGCTGGACTTGACCCCAAGAATAAGGTCTAA
- the tatA gene encoding Sec-independent protein translocase subunit TatA — protein sequence MGISIWQLLIVLVIIVLLFGTKKLRNIGGDLGSAIKNFRSSMKDGEEDKTENLPVSSTTQQVGQDKKPEQVIEGEITAKRREP from the coding sequence AATTGTATTAGTGATTATTGTGTTGTTGTTTGGTACGAAGAAACTGCGCAATATTGGTGGTGATTTAGGCTCGGCGATTAAGAATTTTCGTTCTTCAATGAAAGACGGAGAAGAAGACAAAACCGAGAACCTCCCCGTATCAAGTACAACACAGCAAGTAGGACAGGACAAAAAGCCTGAACAGGTCATCGAAGGCGAAATCACCGCCAAACGTCGAGAACCGTAA
- a CDS encoding helix-turn-helix domain-containing protein, which yields MNKRYEDLEKLMSTGEAREVKRAMAVRMSLLGFVRAEAALACCVSVQFVDKWKAIYLASGVEGLKLAYKGSPGYLKPREREDVINWIQEKKTITIEELKRYLKEEYDVFYSSNTSYTKLLEEANLSYKKTHKENSAKDEVKVEAKKKRD from the coding sequence ATGAACAAAAGATATGAAGATTTGGAAAAGTTAATGTCAACAGGTGAAGCGAGAGAAGTGAAGCGAGCGATGGCAGTAAGAATGTCTTTGCTTGGTTTTGTGCGTGCGGAAGCGGCTTTAGCGTGTTGTGTCAGTGTGCAATTTGTGGATAAATGGAAAGCCATTTATTTAGCGTCAGGGGTGGAAGGATTAAAGTTAGCGTATAAAGGCTCGCCAGGGTATTTAAAGCCGCGTGAACGAGAAGATGTGATTAATTGGATACAAGAAAAGAAGACAATAACAATAGAGGAACTAAAGAGATACTTAAAAGAGGAGTATGATGTTTTCTATTCTTCAAATACTTCTTATACTAAATTATTAGAAGAAGCGAATTTAAGTTATAAGAAGACACACAAAGAGAATTCGGCAAAAGATGAGGTAAAAGTAGAAGCTAAAAAAAAAAGAGATTAA
- a CDS encoding IS630 family transposase, translated as MNKRYEDLEELMSTGEAREVKRAMAVRMSLLGFVRAEAALAYCVSVQFVDKWKAIYLASGVEGLKLAYKGSPGYLKPRERENVINWIQEKKTITIEELKRYLKEEYDVFYSSNTSYTKLLEEANLSYKKTHKENSAKDEVKVEAKKKEIKDLIDKEREQIESGEVMYWMQDESHQLWGDICGYVWSKKGERTSIKMSNYRTSQTWYGAVNIYTGEFILDRAKKADTKYTIDFINWLIYRYKEARHVIIWDGASYHRSEGLRTYLEKLNGGLPESEWKVRLLRFAPNAPEQNPVEDIWLQGKNWVRKNFHRLSSFKEVTSMFETFLSGKVFKFNKIKQYLIPNI; from the coding sequence ATGAACAAAAGATATGAAGATTTAGAAGAGTTAATGTCAACAGGTGAAGCGAGAGAAGTGAAGCGAGCGATGGCAGTAAGAATGTCTTTGCTTGGTTTTGTGCGTGCGGAAGCGGCTTTAGCGTATTGTGTCAGTGTGCAATTTGTGGATAAATGGAAAGCCATTTATTTAGCGTCAGGGGTTGAAGGATTAAAGTTAGCGTATAAAGGCTCACCAGGGTATTTAAAGCCGCGTGAACGAGAAAATGTGATTAATTGGATACAAGAAAAGAAGACAATAACAATAGAGGAACTAAAGAGATACTTAAAAGAGGAGTATGATGTTTTCTATTCTTCAAATACTTCTTATACTAAATTATTAGAAGAAGCGAATTTAAGTTATAAGAAGACACACAAAGAGAATTCGGCAAAAGATGAGGTAAAAGTGGAAGCTAAAAAAAAAGAGATTAAGGATTTAATAGATAAGGAGCGTGAACAGATAGAAAGTGGAGAGGTAATGTACTGGATGCAAGACGAAAGCCATCAGTTGTGGGGAGATATTTGTGGTTATGTTTGGTCGAAAAAAGGAGAAAGAACGTCAATAAAGATGAGTAATTATCGCACTTCTCAAACGTGGTATGGAGCGGTGAATATTTATACGGGAGAATTTATTTTAGATAGGGCAAAGAAAGCTGATACAAAATATACGATAGACTTTATTAACTGGCTCATTTACAGATATAAAGAAGCCCGTCATGTGATTATTTGGGATGGTGCAAGTTATCATCGTTCTGAAGGTTTAAGAACTTATTTAGAGAAATTAAATGGGGGACTTCCAGAATCAGAATGGAAAGTTCGTTTATTAAGATTTGCACCTAATGCCCCAGAGCAAAATCCAGTCGAGGATATTTGGCTTCAAGGTAAGAATTGGGTCAGAAAGAATTTTCATCGCCTATCAAGCTTTAAAGAAGTCACTAGTATGTTTGAGACCTTTTTGTCAGGTAAAGTGTTTAAGTTTAATAAAATTAAACAGTATCTTATACCTAATATCTAG
- a CDS encoding transposase has protein sequence MQDESHQLWGDICGYVWSKKGERTSIKMSNYRTSQTWYRAVNIYTGEFILDRAKKADTKYTIDFINWLIYRYKEARHVIIWDGASYHRSEGLRTYLEKLNGGLPESEWKVRLLRFAPNAPEQNPVEDIWLQGKNWVRKNFHRLSSFKEVTSMFETFLSGKVFKFNKIKQYLIPNI, from the coding sequence ATGCAAGACGAAAGCCATCAGTTGTGGGGAGATATTTGTGGTTATGTTTGGTCGAAAAAAGGAGAAAGAACGTCAATAAAGATGAGTAATTATCGCACTTCTCAAACGTGGTATAGAGCGGTGAATATTTATACGGGAGAATTTATTTTAGATAGGGCAAAGAAAGCTGATACAAAATATACGATAGACTTTATTAACTGGCTCATTTACAGATATAAAGAAGCCCGTCATGTGATTATTTGGGATGGTGCAAGTTATCATCGTTCTGAAGGTTTAAGAACTTATTTAGAGAAATTAAATGGGGGACTTCCAGAATCAGAATGGAAAGTTCGTTTATTAAGATTTGCGCCCAATGCCCCAGAGCAAAATCCAGTCGAGGATATTTGGCTTCAAGGTAAGAATTGGGTCAGAAAGAATTTTCATCGTCTATCAAGCTTTAAAGAAGTCACTAGTATGTTTGAGACCTTTTTGTCAGGTAAAGTGTTTAAGTTTAATAAAATTAAACAGTATCTTATACCTAATATCTAG
- the tatC gene encoding twin-arginine translocase subunit TatC, translating to MTEHSSQDGSMSFVEHLVEIRNRLLQIVLVVLVILLALMPFANSLFSLLADPLLRFMPEGTQMIAIDVASPFFTPFKLTLVLAIFIAIPYIFYHVWGFVAPGLYDHEKQLMYPLLISSTLLFYLGMAFAYFVVFPLVFSFMISMTPDGVSMMTDISRYLDFVLKMFFAFGIAFEVPIATILLVRMGMVTPDELIEKRPYIIVAAFIIGMLMTPPDVISQTLLAVPIWILFEAGVFFSRRFVPKETNDNNDEYKPLTPEQMDAELARLEQDEKGK from the coding sequence ATGACTGAACATTCCTCTCAAGACGGCAGTATGTCGTTTGTTGAACACCTCGTTGAAATTCGTAATCGTTTATTACAAATTGTATTGGTGGTGTTGGTTATTTTATTGGCATTAATGCCTTTTGCGAATAGTTTATTTTCTCTACTCGCTGATCCGTTATTGCGTTTTATGCCTGAAGGCACACAAATGATTGCGATTGATGTGGCTTCACCTTTTTTTACTCCGTTTAAATTAACATTGGTGTTAGCGATTTTTATTGCCATTCCTTATATTTTTTATCATGTGTGGGGATTTGTGGCACCGGGGCTTTATGATCATGAAAAACAACTCATGTATCCCCTGCTTATTTCTAGCACATTGTTATTTTATTTAGGAATGGCATTTGCGTATTTTGTGGTGTTTCCATTGGTGTTTAGTTTCATGATCAGCATGACACCTGATGGGGTTTCTATGATGACGGATATTAGTCGTTATTTAGATTTTGTGTTAAAGATGTTTTTTGCGTTTGGAATTGCTTTTGAGGTGCCGATTGCGACGATTTTGCTGGTGCGTATGGGGATGGTTACGCCTGATGAATTGATTGAAAAGCGGCCTTACATTATTGTTGCGGCGTTTATTATTGGGATGTTAATGACTCCGCCTGATGTGATTTCACAAACGCTATTGGCAGTTCCTATTTGGATATTATTTGAAGCAGGTGTGTTTTTCTCCAGACGTTTCGTACCAAAAGAAACCAATGACAATAACGATGAATATAAACCCTTAACTCCAGAACAAATGGATGCCGAATTAGCACGCTTAGAACAAGATGAAAAAGGCAAGTGA